TTAATACCATTCAAGTGGTTCCTTAAGAATACAATAAACATTGTACTATCCTAACATTGATAATTTGATATAcaatataaataaaaagttattGCATGAGAGCGAGTATAAGTTCTCTCTATAATCAAAATGGTAATGATGGTAAACTCTGCATAAGCTGCTTCCATATCTATCATGGAGAGCTTATGAACATAagctaaaaataatttattggcaTGTCAAATTATTGAGCTTAAATGACTTTCAGAATAAACCTGTTTTGCATTGGCGTCTAATGAGAGCTCACTATTTTTCCATTTATTTATTCCTAGATGCAGTTACAAAAGTGGACTGACGTGACAGACCAATTGATTTTCATTGGACGTCGGTTGAAAATTAGCTTACACTATATATCCATTACACTATTAATTTTACAAGCTCTTCAGAATACTTGCACAAGTACTTGTGTCAGAAAATACGTTCAATTAAGCTCTTTCAAATGCCTCCTAAACCTCACGAAAGATTCAAAAGACCTGGCCTGAGACCTAGACCAATTATCTGTCCGGTTTGAGATGCACATGCATCATAGGAGGTAAAAGGATATGGGTAATCTTTAAATGAATATCAGATTTATCGTTCAAGCATCAAAATGTAAATAGATGACAGCATCAGGCAACCTAATCACAATGATACAAGGTAACAAGTGCAACAGAAAAGGGAATTTGGAATACTTACAGCATTTGTAAATGCAGACAAGACTTCTAGTCTTTTATACCTGAAATTAGAGTACATCAATAAAACCATTAACAGGATTGAAATGATTAACCATACAGTAAATAATAGTTTCAATAATATCTTTAGTAACAAACATTCATACTCTTGGATGCAAAACATAAGCACTGACAATTTGATAGAGACAATGGGGAAAAAAGTATCTTATAGTAAATGACATACACACATAGACTCTAGATATGTGTGCTGGGGAAGTTTGAAAAAGTAATCGCAATATGGATGATAACTATTTCCAGAAGAAGTACTCTATCCCGCTTCCTAATACTTTACACAGCATAATCCAGTTACAAAGTAAATATGTGATGTTACTGTACCTACAAATGGTCCTGCATTTCGCAAGACAATACATTGAAACAAAAATCTCACCCATAAGTATAAACTCCATCAGGTTTTTTTCTAGACGCCCCCATAACAAACAAGGAAAACGTAAGAAGACCGCATCCAAAAGTCAAATGAACTGCATCAGACACCAGACCTAAAAAGGCATAGTAATAAATTTAAAAGTCAGCAACAGATTCAATTTCTCATGAAATAAGCTGAAAACAACTTATAGCTTAAGTCACTAAATAAACTCGAATAAGtaaatccaaacataccctaatcAAACAATTGTTAAAACTAAAATTGAAAACTGAAATAGAGTTCAATACAGAATCTTACCAACACGGCCAGTGAAGAGGCCAATGAGCAACTCAACAGTAGAGTAAGCAACATTAAGCGAGATCATAAAGAACAATCTCTTCATATACCTATGACCAGAcctaatattttggaaaaaggagaAAACAAATTTTTGCAGTGAGCCGGAAGGTTTATCGTCATGGCCGGACCAGTAGTGATGGTGCGGTCCAGAAGAGGGGATATCTATGCTGGAATCAGTTCGTGAAAGGAAGGGTTTTCTGAAACTCAAATCGGTTGAATCAGTGGAAATCGGAGTGCGGGGTTGTTGGAAAGAAGGTTGGCGTGAAAAGGCGAATCTCCGATCGCTGGTGCCGGAGAAGCCGAAATCGCCGTTGAGAGAACCGAGAGATTCTATCGCTTCCATCGTTGTGGAAATTGGAAATGATGATTGTTGTGTCGCTGAAAGCTTCACTGTCAGAAGAAGTGCCTTGATCGAATGGCGTATACTGAAAACTGAAACTGAATACTAAGACCCAAGTCAAAGTAAAACTTTTATTAAAGctattttatgatgtttttatgatattttgatttatttattattttttaattaaaatttttttatgttatagAAAAAAATAGTTGCAATGAAAAAACATAATATTTATCTTTACAAACGTTCCAtcgcaatttttttaaataaatttttctcTCTTTTACTCAATCACAACTATTTCATAAGAAAGTTTTTCACCCCACTCCATAGACATTAGACGCATCACCGAATTAATCAAACTGCCATCGTGCTTCTCTAGATGCATAAGcacttttcttttaattttttttttaaaatttggttATTTTTGTAGATACATCTccttaaaacatagtgaaacatGGGATCCTCCCAATCAATTGAGAAAATCAAAATGTTTCGTATATACATCTATGAAAGATTTtatgaacttaattaatttgatattttctcaattaattgggaaagtctccaattaaattataaattaattaagaaattttcaaattttcaactAATTGGGAAAAATCTTCCCTAGTCACATCTAAGAAAAGGTTTGATTGAGtttgattaattgagaaaatctcaaattcttaattaattaggaaaaatcttccgtagttacatctacggaaaggtttgatagggtttgacaatagagtgtttcgtagatgcatctacggaacttgGGATTTTCCCGATTAATTAGGAAAATTctaagattttctatgttttgtacgcttccgtagatacatctacggaaggaaTCAAATTTTTTCGATATATGGAGTGTttccggatgtgcatctacggaagctgggggcaaaaatgaaattttgtgtGGTGTTCAAGAGATCCATGGAGTAGGTTGAGAAATTTTCTTTCATAAATCcaattaaaagagaaattaaattttaaataaatttaaattttttttattgactgTTTCTAACACTAAAGATTTATGTTCGtatctgatcgtacctgatcagaaagatcgtcaaggcctgctcggagtTGGGTCTTTGAGAAGtgaagggggtgtacctgcaaggtactccaatgccaaaatAAGAATACGAGTAAAGGAGTGCAAATACGAGTTAAAGGTTAGAAgaaattgaatacctgaccctctagtgaaagagggtatttatagcccccagcgttgggtcatgatctcgctactgggctggatttccaggcccaactaggagaATGTCAGATTTCCTAGGCGAAAATATCGGAGATGCGTGAGTGCTCTCCGTCTTGGTCAACCACTCCtaagtttaagggagacgcggtcttttagggaccacgtggactccgcaTTATTCGGGGGTTAGGCGTGAAGGAGCCCTACGAGGAGTAGGGTCTTCGGCGGTAAGGGCGCTCGCGGGGAGCGCGTTTGACGGGCATCAGATCAGCTTGCGGAGAGCGTTTATGTCGGGCACGGTGGGGACGAGCACATGTTTGCTCTTTTATGGGTCATGGGATGGTTTGGACCCCCAAGGttaagtgggccgaaagtagattGGGCTGAATCTTGGCTCAATCCAGAACAGTAGCCATGCAAAAAAAATTCATctatttatactaaattataAGTTCACATCTATTAATTACCAACTCACCTATTTATCCCATTACTAAAAGCATTGATACAAAGTTGAAGATTATGCACATTTATGAGAGACACCACTTATTCACCCAAACTCTATTCAATGTGTTTATACTTAATTATAAGTTCACATCTATTAATTACACAATCACCTATTTACCTCATTACTAGGAGCATCAATACCCACTCACTTATTTACCCTATTATTAGGAGCATTGATATAAAGCTGGAGACTATGCACCTTTATGAGAGACAAGCCACTTATTCACCCAAAACCCTATTTAATGTGGATATAAAGTTGAAGATTATACACTTTTGTGAGAGACACGTCACTTATTCACCCAAAATCTTAAAAGTTtgtttggtgcgcaggataagAGACAGGATATGATAtatgtatcatatcctatcttAATCTAGTGTTTGCTGACACAACAGGATAAGATAAGTTAATCCTGAAATTTATTCTATCTCGTctcactagttcaaattgttatcctgaATATGAGTTGGGTTAGAATCTGCCAAGATAggataagaaaatgatttattaatttactcctataaaatataatttaaaataaaaaattaaatatgacaaaatataaataaaaattaatttgatattaaattaaaaatataaataaataatttttaataaatatttatagatATATAATTGTCATAAGaataattttttaactttataaagtataaaaaattagaatatttaaaaataaaataattattaaaattttaagaatatgaatactaattttattttttattagattaaatatatgtttttgtAAAGATaattttgtcatatatatatatatatatatatatatatatatatatatatatatatatatatatatattatagaaaaaaaattactaatttataaattttaaaatatttacaaaataatttttaaaaaatataattatttttcaaaggtatatatattatttggtatCCTGCGTGAAATAAACACATGATATGATAAGTCTTATCCTGTCTGTATCATATCATATCTTTATTATGCTTGATATCCTATCATATCTCTATCATATCTTGCGCACCAAACGGGCCCTAAGGTGATAGATGAgtgagttctctcacttatatattctcaagtcttcacattcctatccaatgtgggactatgtccccacttactcacacttgcattattattgtAACAAAAATCATGGTAGAGAGACTCTAAACGTGTGATGGCAGTGATGGACCCGTGT
The nucleotide sequence above comes from Vicia villosa cultivar HV-30 ecotype Madison, WI unplaced genomic scaffold, Vvil1.0 ctg.000009F_1_1_3, whole genome shotgun sequence. Encoded proteins:
- the LOC131621510 gene encoding metal tolerance protein C2-like; protein product: MEAIESLGSLNGDFGFSGTSDRRFAFSRQPSFQQPRTPISTDSTDLSFRKPFLSRTDSSIDIPSSGPHHHYWSGHDDKPSGSLQKFVFSFFQNIRSGHRYMKRLFFMISLNVAYSTVELLIGLFTGRVGLVSDAVHLTFGCGLLTFSLFVMGASRKKPDGVYTYGYKRLEVLSAFTNAVSIPNSLFCCTCYLVSL